The DNA sequence ATTTTAACCTTCTTTATAGTCATTCCCATACGAATCTTCTCTTCAGCTTCCTTTTCATCGTAGAATGGTCCTATGGGTTTTGTTGGATTTTTGAATGCTGGATCATCTTTATCCACTTCCACTTGCGTTATTATTGTTGCAACCTCCCTCCTTATCCCCCTCTTCATGAGTATATTCTTTAAAGTTCTCTGAATGAGGTATCCTATGTGTCCTTGTGTCATAGCTCCTAAAACGTCTAAAGGTTGAGGAGGCACCTCCCTTGCTGCTGCTTCTTGCTGTATTAATAGATTTCCAACTTGCGGCCCATTTCCATGCGTTATCACTATATCATATCCCATCTCTATTAACTTTACAAGCTCTACGCATGTCTTATAAACGTTCTTCAATTGTTCTTCATATGTACCCAGCTCATCAGCTTTCTTTATTGCATTTCCACCAAGTGCCACCAGTATTCTCTTATGCATTCCGCATTCACCTCGTTGTTGAGACAAATCATTTATCTTGATTTCTAGTTATATATATTGTTGGTTTGGTGATTTTACTTGCAAAAAGTTAGTTACGGCTTCGTTGCCTTCATAATAGCTTTAATTTATTTTGGGGTTATCTTCATAATGTTTTACCTTGGATTTCATATTGGGCTGCTGGATATGTTCTCCGGCTTCCTCCTAGCCTTATCTCTTTGGACTCTAACATATGGTTTGAAGTTTGCGTCTAGGGATAGTTTCTGGATTGTTAATGGGTTCGTTTTGATGTTTTTCTCTGCCAGCATGCTGGTTTTCTCTCTTACTGGTTCAGGTTTGCTGTCCATTGGGGTTTTATTGTTTTGTCTTGGAATACTTGGACTTCTTATGATTTTAAGGTAATCACATTAATTCAATAATCTTCTTCACGACATCTTCAACTTCTTTCAAAATTTTCCTTTTCAATGTCAAGTAGTTTATTATTTTGCTTTTCCATGATAGCTTCATTCTGAAACCGCATGCAAAGGGGTGCCCTCCACCACCAAATTCCTCTGCTATCTTCAATAGGTTTATGTTCTTTGACTTGTCTCCTATGTATAGTGAGATTGCATCATCCTTCCTCCAGACCATTGTGAAGTCTAATTTGAATTTTTCTGAAACTCTCTTAGCAAGCCAACTTCTCGGCGTCTTAGCCCCCCTTAAATCAATTAATCCAAACTTTAATCCACTTTTCGTCTCATATACTCTTGTTTTATTATATGCTTCATTAACGTCACGTTCAGCTCTCCTCTTTATTTTTTCAGCTTCCCTTGATATTTCCTCATCCCAAAATATTCCATTTGAGAATTTTATTAGAAGCTTCTCTTTCCACCCATTTTTGAAGCTTAATGCTCTCAGTATGAAGCTTTCATTAAGTTTGTCTGTTAATGCATCGATATCATCTGCATATTCAGCTATCTTCCTGGATACCTCATCTTCCTTCATGAATTTCTCGTAGACTATTCTTGCAGCACTTGGAGTCTTTTCCACTATTATTGAATCTACTGACTTCATCACTTCATTTATATCTTCAGCGCTCCATTGATGGTGATCCATCCATACTATTCTTTTCCCTTCACTACTAAGCTTTTTAATTATGCCTTTAATATTCTCAGAGTTTTTTACGTTTATGGATATGTCTGTTATGTATATTTTTTTCACATTTTTATTGTTCATTAGCTCTTTAAGCTTCTCTGGTAGTGCTGATGGACCTGTGAATTTTACCTCTATATCATTATCTTTTAGGTTCATCTTTACTTTTAGGTATCTTAGCAATATGGCTGCGGAGGCTATTCCATCTATGTCGCCATGGGTTAATATTACGGTATCCCTCATCTTCATCCCTTACTTCATTGAACATTGCATGTTTTAATTAATAGTTGGATATCCTTAATTTATACTCTTCTTCTAATCCCCCTCATCATTGAGCTTACTCCAATTATAAGTATGCTGGCTCCACCTATTATCACTAGAGCTATCCCTATGTCTTGTTCTAAGGTTAACAGTATTATTCCAAGGAATAATACTAGTATGGATATTGCTGGCAATATTGTTCTTTCACTCATACATATTCCTCCATAACGTTTTCCAATTCAACGCTTTTCACTGCATCCACTATTTTCCTCATTTTATCATATATCTTTTTCAGTGCTTGTAGATCGTCGTAGCAGTGTTCTATTATGAGTTTCATGGCTTCTTGATCTCCAGCTATTGCTTTCATATAGTATGGTGGCATATCCCTCCCCTTCAATTCAACCTTCTTTGGTATTCCCATATACTTTGCCACTGCATCTAGGCTGTATTCGCTTAGTTTAAGTAGCTTCTTTGCATACCTGTATAGATCTATGTGTTCCTTTAGAATTATTGGTGTTGGGTCAATGTTGTGTATGATGGCTCTAGCTATTAGCATTGGGATATCGAAGGTCAGTCCATTCCATGTCACTATTGTTGTGGCGTTTGATAGTTCATTGATGCTCTTTCTTATGAGTTCAGCTTCCCCCTCTATGACGCTTCCCTTCAGGAATTCATGGCTCCATTTTTCATCATCCCACATTATTCCAATTCCAACTATGAATCCACTATCTGCTGTTAATGATGTTGATTCAATATCTAGAAATGCTACTCTACCCTTTTCACTCATGTCTAAAATTATGTCTCCCCCTGTTTATCTTGTTTTCCATTAATCATATTTCATGTTCGAAGTACTTTTGCAGTCTTCCAACGTTTTCCATGCGCTTCCTATTGTGATCTTCCATGTATCTAATCAATGTTTTTGTTAGCATATTTTTGCATTCCCCGCAGAGTATCTCCCCCCTCCTGCATTTCCAGTAATGTTCCTCAATATCCTTTACATCTTTAAAGTGGAATATTGATAGCCATTCGTAGACCACGCATTTCTCAGCTTCACCTCCAAGCTTCCTCTGCTCCTCCACGGTTGCTCTTCCACCGGTGAATGCTGCCCAAACCTTGCTTCTTATGGTTTGTGGCGTGTCTGTTATGAATATTGATGTTTCTGGTTTTGAAGCTGACATGGGTTCCCCTGTTAATCCTCTTATGAATTTTATGTATAGTGATGCTGGTTTGAATACCCTTAATTTGCCAGCTATGTCTCTACTTAGTCTCATGTATGGGTCTTGATCCATACCTATTGGAACTACCACTGGGTATCCATACATGATTGTTGGTCCAAGTATATGTGCTGCTTGTGTTGCTGCATAGAATATTTCACCTATATTTACTTCATCGGTGAATCCGAATGTCGCTTTCACAGTATTGTATGTTAAGTGTTTTGAGAAGCTTATTGCAAGTCTATAAACCCATCCACTCCTAGTTGATATGTATAGTTTTGTATCCTCCTCTTTGAATCCCAGTGATATTATGCTTAGTGCATTGCTTAAAGCGTACTTGTATGCTACGTCTAAGCTTTCCACCTTTTGGAAAACGTATTTCTCATCATCTGATAATGGTATGAAAACTTTTGCATTCAATTCCTCTTGTAGATATTTTATGAATTCGAATAGGACTAGGTGGCCCATATGAAGCTCTTCCGATGGCCCTCTACCTGAAACTATGGCTAGAGTTTTACCCGTCCCCCCTTCTTCTAGGTATTTGTCGAAATCTCTATGTGCAAACACCATTTTGAGTTGTATGAATTTGTGTTTGTTTTTGAATTTTCCAGCTAATTCCTCATTAAATTCTTTTGCTCCGAAGACCTCTATAAGCTTCTCATAATCTGAGCTCTTCTCAATACTCTTCGGTGTGCCAAACGCTATCCCTCATACTCATCATGGATACTTATATCTAAATGTAAACTTTTATACTTTATTTTTGGTGGCATATGTTTGAGGGTTGCATATGCCTTTTCACCAGCATCTATATCCAGCTTCTTCTCCCCACATATTGTTGATAATCCATTGGAGTGTGGAGCTATTGGTGGGGGTTTCCCCCTAAATGTTGGGGTTAGGGTTAAAGTTGGGGTTGAAGATTCCAGTAATGGCTTTTCCCTAGTATCTAGAGTTAATGGTAGAGCTTTTGACTCATTTATTGTGAGTAAGGTTTTGGAGCTTCTTGGGGTGGTTGGTGCAAATTATCATGTTGAGGTGGATCAATTTATTGATGTGCCTGTGAGGTGCGGTTATGGAACTAGTGGTGCCAGCGCTATCGCTGTAACTATGGCTTTATGTAAGGCTTTGGGGTTTAAGAAGACTTTCATCGAGATGGCTAGGATAGCGCATCTCGTGGACTATTACTGTGGCACTGGATTGGGAACTGTTAGTGGGATTTGTGGTGGTGTTGGTGGAGTGAGGATTATTGTTAAGCCTGGGGGTCCTGGATACGCTATTGTGGATAGGATATTCATACCCAATGATTGCTACATAGTTTCAGTAGCCTTCAATCCAATTGATAAAAGAAGGTTTCTTAGGGATAGAAGTTTCCTCAGTTTTATAGAAGTTCTCGGTAGACGTGTGCTTGATGAGGTTTTGAGGGATCCATCTGTGGAAGTCTTCTTCAAATGTTGTAGGGATTTTGCTTTGAAATCCGGTTTCATGACTGCGAGGTTGAAGTATTTGTTGGATGTTTTGGATTCTGCTGGATTCAATTTGGCCACTCAAAACATGATTGGTGAAGCTATTCACATCCTCGTATATAAGGAGGATTTAGATAGAGTTAAAGATATACTTAAGTTTCACTTAAGTGATGATGGTATTGTGGTTATTGCTGGAGTTGATGATCGCGGCCCAAGATACTTGGATGGATTGATGGTGTTGTAGCCTTGAGTTTAGGAATTGGCTCAAGATTCCTTGATTTGAAGGTTAATGAAACTCTTTGGATAGCTGGTCCAGCTAAGATAGTTGTGGATAGTGGGATTGTTGAGGTTTTTGGGGCTAGGATTGTTAAGGGTGAATCCATAATTGTTAAGCGTTGTAAGTCCATTTATTTGAAGGCTTTAAGTGACTGTAGAATTGGGGTTTCCAGTGGAGCTTATGTCATGGCCGTTGAGGATGATGGCATTCCAGATGATTGGCGTAAGTTGGTTTCAGAGATATCTAATGTTAAGGGTAAAGTTATGGTTTTGGGTGGTTTGGATTCTGGTAAGAACACACTTGTAACATTCCTTTCCAATAATCTCTTCAATAATGGTTTTAAGGTTGGAGT is a window from the Candidatus Methanomethylicota archaeon genome containing:
- a CDS encoding DHH family phosphoesterase → MKMRDTVILTHGDIDGIASAAILLRYLKVKMNLKDNDIEVKFTGPSALPEKLKELMNNKNVKKIYITDISINVKNSENIKGIIKKLSSEGKRIVWMDHHQWSAEDINEVMKSVDSIIVEKTPSAARIVYEKFMKEDEVSRKIAEYADDIDALTDKLNESFILRALSFKNGWKEKLLIKFSNGIFWDEEISREAEKIKRRAERDVNEAYNKTRVYETKSGLKFGLIDLRGAKTPRSWLAKRVSEKFKLDFTMVWRKDDAISLYIGDKSKNINLLKIAEEFGGGGHPFACGFRMKLSWKSKIINYLTLKRKILKEVEDVVKKIIELM
- a CDS encoding ribonuclease H-like domain-containing protein, with protein sequence MSEKGRVAFLDIESTSLTADSGFIVGIGIMWDDEKWSHEFLKGSVIEGEAELIRKSINELSNATTIVTWNGLTFDIPMLIARAIIHNIDPTPIILKEHIDLYRYAKKLLKLSEYSLDAVAKYMGIPKKVELKGRDMPPYYMKAIAGDQEAMKLIIEHCYDDLQALKKIYDKMRKIVDAVKSVELENVMEEYV
- the trpS gene encoding tryptophan--tRNA ligase → MVFAHRDFDKYLEEGGTGKTLAIVSGRGPSEELHMGHLVLFEFIKYLQEELNAKVFIPLSDDEKYVFQKVESLDVAYKYALSNALSIISLGFKEEDTKLYISTRSGWVYRLAISFSKHLTYNTVKATFGFTDEVNIGEIFYAATQAAHILGPTIMYGYPVVVPIGMDQDPYMRLSRDIAGKLRVFKPASLYIKFIRGLTGEPMSASKPETSIFITDTPQTIRSKVWAAFTGGRATVEEQRKLGGEAEKCVVYEWLSIFHFKDVKDIEEHYWKCRRGEILCGECKNMLTKTLIRYMEDHNRKRMENVGRLQKYFEHEI